A section of the Bradyrhizobium oligotrophicum S58 genome encodes:
- a CDS encoding response regulator transcription factor, translated as MYRVLLVDDHPVVITACRWLLNEAGIATLIEAHDAESGYDAFVRDRPDAAVIDLRLQGDEFGGIRLIERMRSHDPRARILVFSMLTDPRIVRSAIDAGASGYLLKDAPPHELPKALEQVRTGGTYLAPELATRIALLRNESDGNLPTSLTPRERQALALLAEAKSYQAIADQLGISYKTVINLTYRLRQKLGARSLPDLVRLAVEMARPGL; from the coding sequence ATGTACCGCGTTCTGCTCGTCGACGACCACCCGGTCGTGATCACGGCCTGCCGCTGGTTGCTGAACGAAGCCGGCATTGCCACGCTGATCGAGGCGCATGACGCAGAGAGCGGTTACGACGCCTTTGTCCGCGATAGGCCCGATGCCGCCGTCATCGATCTGCGCCTGCAGGGCGATGAGTTCGGCGGGATCAGGCTGATCGAGCGCATGCGGTCGCATGACCCGCGCGCCAGAATCCTGGTCTTCAGCATGCTGACTGATCCGCGCATCGTTCGCTCCGCCATCGATGCCGGCGCGAGCGGCTACCTGCTCAAGGATGCCCCGCCGCACGAATTGCCAAAGGCGCTGGAGCAGGTTCGGACGGGCGGTACCTATCTCGCCCCGGAGCTCGCCACCCGGATCGCGCTGTTGCGCAACGAGTCCGACGGAAACCTGCCGACGTCCCTGACGCCCCGCGAGCGTCAGGCCCTGGCCTTGCTGGCCGAAGCGAAATCCTACCAGGCGATCGCCGACCAGCTCGGGATCAGCTACAAGACGGTCATCAACCTGACCTACCGGCTGCGGCAGAAGCTCGGCGCGCGCAGCCTGCCCGACCTCGTCCGCCTGGCGGTGGAGATGGCGCGCCCGGGTCTGTGA
- a CDS encoding EF-hand domain-containing protein has translation MAAIVGTSTMAASAPAASKLLTSIDPDKDGTADMNEVRAAAGALFDKLDRDHDGTLDAKELRGRVSAKDLKAADPDNDGTLTKDEYLALVAGRFKAADPDNDGTLDAKELKSVAKLLK, from the coding sequence ATGGCCGCGATCGTCGGCACCTCGACGATGGCGGCGAGCGCGCCGGCGGCTTCGAAGCTGCTGACCTCGATCGACCCTGACAAGGATGGCACCGCCGATATGAACGAGGTCCGGGCTGCAGCCGGCGCGCTGTTCGACAAGCTCGATCGCGACCATGACGGCACGCTCGACGCCAAGGAGTTGCGCGGCCGCGTCTCGGCGAAGGACCTCAAGGCGGCTGATCCCGACAATGACGGCACGCTGACCAAGGACGAGTACCTTGCGCTCGTCGCCGGCCGCTTCAAAGCAGCCGATCCGGACAATGACGGCACGCTCGATGCGAAAGAGCTGAAGTCGGTGGCCAAGCTGCTGAAGTAG